From the genome of Borrelia parkeri, one region includes:
- the thyX gene encoding FAD-dependent thymidylate synthase, with product MNTDIEKDDLLNKEYKVLDKGFIKLVDYMGSDERIVQAARISYRGESIRREDDELIDYLVRNEHTSPFEQVVFTFYVKAPIFVARQWMRHRTARINEVSGSYSLLREEFYLPLEEDIKIQNVESKQTESNFAKDVLSDLKESQSFCYKLYQNMIECNVSKEVSRIALPLSLYTEWYWQIDLNNLFHFIKIRLAFNESKEVRENSSKEMREYARILIDVIEKIVPIATKSFKNHILKGCRLSYEEIIAISGALNISKLKLDDKALKRLKDKLNIT from the coding sequence TTGAATACTGATATTGAAAAAGATGATTTATTAAATAAGGAATATAAGGTTTTAGATAAGGGCTTTATCAAGCTTGTTGATTATATGGGTAGTGACGAGAGAATAGTGCAAGCAGCAAGAATTTCATATCGAGGTGAAAGTATTAGGAGAGAAGATGATGAACTTATAGATTATTTAGTGAGAAATGAGCATACAAGTCCATTTGAACAAGTTGTTTTTACATTTTATGTTAAGGCCCCTATATTTGTTGCAAGACAATGGATGAGACATAGAACAGCAAGGATTAATGAAGTGTCTGGTTCATATAGTTTGCTGAGAGAAGAGTTTTATCTTCCTTTAGAAGAGGATATAAAGATTCAAAATGTTGAGAGTAAGCAAACTGAATCTAATTTTGCAAAAGATGTGTTAAGCGATTTAAAGGAAAGTCAAAGTTTTTGTTACAAACTATATCAAAATATGATAGAGTGTAATGTTTCAAAAGAAGTGTCTAGAATAGCTTTACCGTTAAGCTTGTATACTGAATGGTATTGGCAGATTGATTTAAATAATCTTTTTCATTTTATCAAAATAAGGTTGGCGTTCAATGAATCGAAAGAGGTTAGGGAAAATTCATCAAAAGAGATGCGTGAATATGCCAGGATATTGATTGATGTTATTGAAAAAATTGTGCCTATTGCTACTAAAAGTTTTAAGAATCATATCTTAAAAGGGTGTAGGTTGTCTTATGAAGAGATAATAGCTATTTCTGGTGCATTGAATATTAGTAAACTCAAATTGGATGATAAGGCATTAAAGAGGTTAAAAGATAAACTTAATATTACATAA
- a CDS encoding P12 family lipoprotein, translating into MKRSILSVCILTLLCLLSCDINALNDLLNEVREKFLDESKDNKGLNHKQENQEQKEVVIDAFEEGVEIKQDMGVKPVNAGFEVSEQFYPYYVQEEIEIKEGDLIPSTESEKEVDNAVKNIERVIEDSGFSQLIEDALKLKSEYERLESSFYGILSELKNKIRSSNLIKDKTNRQKLIKLQNRFNEERNQLDMFMTQIDAGLNKRSSAKYFFEEAQKTLREAIIERLRNNKRRSYSSRRWNSDSLAQKARSDAENVLSLLESSSSNIGEAIGIKKEIEELINEAKSVLENLSR; encoded by the coding sequence ATGAAGAGAAGTATTTTATCAGTATGTATATTAACATTATTATGTTTGTTATCATGTGATATCAATGCCCTTAATGATTTATTAAATGAAGTAAGGGAAAAATTTTTAGATGAAAGCAAAGATAATAAAGGTTTAAACCATAAACAAGAAAATCAGGAACAAAAAGAAGTTGTTATAGATGCTTTTGAAGAGGGTGTAGAAATAAAACAAGATATGGGAGTAAAGCCTGTTAATGCGGGATTTGAGGTGTCTGAGCAATTTTATCCATACTATGTCCAAGAAGAAATAGAGATAAAAGAAGGAGACCTAATACCAAGTACTGAGTCCGAAAAAGAAGTAGATAATGCAGTTAAAAATATAGAGCGTGTTATTGAAGATTCTGGATTTTCTCAATTAATTGAGGATGCACTTAAACTCAAAAGTGAATATGAGCGATTAGAATCTAGTTTTTATGGTATTCTTTCAGAACTTAAAAATAAAATAAGGAGTAGTAATCTTATAAAGGATAAAACAAATAGACAGAAGCTCATTAAATTACAAAATAGGTTCAATGAAGAAAGGAATCAGCTTGATATGTTTATGACCCAAATTGATGCAGGACTTAATAAAAGAAGTTCTGCAAAATATTTTTTTGAAGAAGCGCAAAAAACTTTAAGAGAAGCTATTATTGAAAGATTAAGAAATAATAAACGTAGAAGTTACTCATCAAGAAGATGGAATAGCGATTCTTTAGCTCAAAAGGCACGAAGTGATGCAGAAAATGTTTTAAGTTTATTAGAATCCTCTTCTTCTAATATAGGAGAAGCAATAGGAATAAAGAAAGAGATAGAGGAACTCATTAATGAGGCAAAGTCTGTTCTAGAGAATCTTTCAAGATAG
- a CDS encoding variable large family protein, with the protein MFIILITLFLLLSCGSGQQPQVGKDGEAATGGRSLSAVLMEVGKSAENAFYSFLELLSDTLGLRVTKDTTKNDVGNYYKKLAEGIEKAVGELSAISGQTDQSDKQSEKEANESELDKAIEKAKQMFEKLKRYIVSLERIGDISKVGEVGSDTQKGVSASADELKIVFEALKGIVNSAVEAGVEELKGSRLTLSQASIGVASPENGAKVLAENANAGSTVGDKAAAIVSAVSGEEILASIINSTEDKAVKIGADATADTTPLEFAVGGTVGNIAKGAALASAVSGGIALRSLVKGGKLAANNDANDKITVQAVGITSVNKLLVAVEDIVKKTVKNVLKTAKEKIDEARAPKTAGQ; encoded by the coding sequence ATTTTTATTATACTTATTACTTTATTTTTACTTCTTAGCTGTGGCAGTGGTCAACAACCACAAGTAGGTAAGGATGGCGAGGCAGCTACAGGTGGGCGAAGTTTAAGTGCAGTGCTAATGGAAGTAGGTAAAAGTGCTGAAAATGCCTTTTATTCATTTTTAGAGTTACTCTCAGATACATTAGGCTTAAGAGTAACTAAAGATACAACTAAAAATGACGTAGGGAACTATTATAAGAAATTAGCAGAAGGAATAGAGAAAGCTGTAGGGGAATTGTCAGCAATTTCAGGTCAAACTGATCAGTCTGATAAACAATCAGAAAAAGAAGCAAATGAATCAGAATTAGATAAAGCGATTGAAAAAGCTAAGCAAATGTTTGAAAAATTAAAAAGATATATAGTTTCTTTAGAGAGAATAGGAGATATTAGTAAAGTAGGTGAGGTAGGAAGCGATACCCAAAAAGGAGTATCAGCAAGTGCAGATGAATTAAAGATAGTATTTGAAGCATTGAAAGGGATTGTAAATTCAGCTGTGGAAGCAGGTGTTGAAGAATTAAAAGGAAGTAGGTTAACATTGTCGCAAGCATCAATAGGAGTAGCTTCTCCAGAAAATGGAGCCAAGGTTTTAGCTGAAAATGCTAATGCAGGATCAACAGTAGGAGATAAAGCGGCAGCAATAGTATCCGCAGTGAGTGGAGAAGAAATATTAGCTTCAATAATTAATTCAACAGAAGATAAGGCTGTGAAAATCGGAGCTGATGCAACTGCAGATACAACTCCATTGGAATTTGCAGTAGGAGGTACTGTAGGGAATATAGCAAAAGGTGCGGCGCTGGCAAGTGCCGTGAGTGGAGGAATAGCATTACGTTCCTTGGTTAAAGGAGGTAAATTAGCTGCAAATAATGATGCCAATGATAAAATAACAGTACAAGCAGTAGGAATAACATCAGTAAATAAACTATTAGTAGCGGTAGAAGATATAGTTAAAAAGACAGTAAAGAATGTTCTTAAAACAGCAAAAGAAAAAATAGATGAAGCAAGGGCTCCGAAAACAGCAGGTCAGTAA
- a CDS encoding variable large family protein: MSCGSGSTKTEDPQSRFLKSLISLGNDFLNVFTSFSDIVGGVLGFNTNTKKSDVGNYFKKVHDTLSSTKTSLEKIVSDMKSDNNPNAEATGIAVKALITNTLDKIIQGAKTASEAVGTTGDELLGNVGTNNAAGVAGTEVDKLVKGIKDIVDVVLKDKGNADAGTDKKAEDLSARTANGNGEAGKLFANDNAGDAAKAKAKDGTIAGAIALTAMAKNGKFAGPSAEAAEYAPAVKGAAISAVIKALDTLTIAIRETIDVGLKTVKDAMKFNSTDTPVTTDNTISEIKKN; the protein is encoded by the coding sequence CTGAGTTGTGGGAGTGGCAGTACTAAGACTGAGGATCCTCAGAGTAGATTCTTAAAATCTCTTATTAGTTTAGGTAATGACTTCTTAAATGTTTTTACTTCCTTTTCTGATATAGTTGGAGGGGTTTTAGGGTTTAATACTAATACTAAAAAGTCTGATGTTGGGAACTACTTTAAGAAAGTACATGATACTCTTTCATCTACTAAGACATCCCTTGAGAAAATTGTTTCTGATATGAAATCTGATAATAATCCTAATGCAGAGGCTACAGGTATTGCTGTAAAAGCTCTAATTACTAATACTCTTGATAAAATAATCCAGGGGGCTAAGACTGCTAGTGAGGCTGTTGGTACTACAGGTGATGAGTTACTTGGTAATGTTGGTACTAATAATGCTGCTGGTGTTGCTGGGACTGAAGTTGATAAACTAGTAAAGGGAATTAAAGATATAGTAGACGTGGTTCTTAAAGATAAAGGAAATGCTGATGCTGGTACTGATAAAAAAGCCGAGGATCTTAGCGCAAGAACTGCTAATGGTAATGGTGAAGCAGGTAAATTATTTGCTAACGATAACGCCGGAGATGCTGCTAAGGCTAAGGCTAAAGATGGAACTATTGCAGGTGCTATTGCATTAACAGCTATGGCTAAGAATGGTAAATTTGCTGGTCCTAGTGCTGAAGCTGCTGAGTATGCTCCCGCGGTTAAAGGTGCAGCTATCAGTGCAGTAATTAAGGCATTAGATACTTTAACTATTGCTATAAGAGAAACAATTGATGTGGGACTTAAGACTGTTAAAGATGCTATGAAATTTAATTCTACCGATACTCCTGTAACTACTGATAATACAATCTCTGAAATTAAGAAGAACTAG
- a CDS encoding Vsp/OspC family lipoprotein, protein MKRITFCALLMTLFLLMSCNNSASSPKDGQAAKSDGTLIDLKSVSSKITEAVAFAKSVTEIHTLVKSIDDLAKAIKKKIQADGLQDDNGGKNGSLLAGAHSVISAVKTKLGVLEQTNGISDELKQKVTAVKTDNDAFIKKLETEHSDLGKADGAVTDEHAKEAIDKTNKPDGTKGVAELKKLNTAIDALLTAAEAAVTAAINALSTPAQSN, encoded by the coding sequence ATGAAAAGAATTACTTTTTGTGCGTTATTAATGACTTTATTTTTACTTATGTCTTGTAATAATTCAGCTTCTTCTCCTAAAGATGGGCAAGCGGCTAAATCTGATGGCACTCTTATTGATTTAAAGTCAGTAAGTTCAAAAATAACAGAGGCTGTTGCTTTTGCTAAGAGTGTTACAGAAATTCATACCTTAGTTAAGTCCATTGATGACCTCGCTAAGGCTATTAAAAAGAAAATTCAAGCAGATGGTCTTCAAGATGATAATGGTGGTAAAAATGGATCATTGCTTGCTGGTGCACATAGTGTAATATCAGCTGTAAAAACTAAATTGGGAGTATTGGAACAAACAAATGGAATCTCTGATGAATTGAAACAAAAGGTTACTGCTGTTAAGACCGATAATGATGCATTCATAAAAAAGTTGGAAACTGAGCATTCTGATCTTGGTAAGGCAGATGGCGCTGTTACTGATGAACATGCAAAAGAAGCTATAGATAAAACTAATAAGCCAGATGGAACCAAAGGAGTTGCAGAACTTAAAAAACTCAACACAGCAATTGATGCTTTGTTAACTGCTGCTGAAGCTGCAGTAACAGCTGCAATTAATGCGCTTTCAACTCCTGCTCAATCTAACTAA
- a CDS encoding variable large family protein, which yields MKRITFCALLMTLFLLLSCGSGSAKAEDPKTTFLTSIANLGKGFLDVFTSLSDMVGGVLGFSTNTKKSDVGNYFQAIHDTVQGTKNKLEKIVSDMKSENNPNASAAETAVKALITNTLDKIIDGAKTASEAIGSDASDPIGNVASQNNGGAAGEVDKLVKGIKDIVDVVLKDKGNPEAGTEKKAEDLSARTNADGEAGKLFGTTAIASADNAKKSAADAAKAVGAVTGADILQVIVKNGTSAAADAAKANAKDGTIAGAIALRAMAKGGKFANDNTGTAEVTTAIKGAATSAVIKALGTLTIAIRNTIDVGLKEVKEAMKINPTDTPVTTDNTTSEAKKN from the coding sequence ATGAAAAGAATTACTTTTTGTGCGTTATTAATGACTTTATTTTTACTTCTTAGTTGTGGGAGTGGTAGTGCTAAGGCTGAAGATCCTAAAACCACTTTCTTAACTTCTATTGCTAATTTAGGTAAAGGGTTCTTAGATGTTTTTACTTCCCTTTCTGATATGGTTGGAGGGGTTTTAGGGTTTAGTACTAATACTAAAAAGTCTGATGTTGGAAACTACTTTCAGGCCATTCATGATACTGTACAAGGAACTAAGAATAAACTTGAGAAAATTGTTTCTGATATGAAATCTGAAAATAATCCTAATGCTTCTGCAGCTGAAACTGCTGTAAAAGCTCTAATTACTAATACTCTTGATAAGATAATTGATGGAGCTAAAACTGCTAGTGAGGCTATTGGTTCTGATGCTAGTGACCCAATTGGTAATGTTGCTTCTCAGAATAACGGTGGTGCTGCTGGGGAGGTTGATAAATTAGTAAAGGGAATTAAAGATATAGTAGACGTGGTTCTTAAAGATAAAGGAAATCCTGAAGCTGGCACCGAAAAAAAAGCCGAGGATCTTAGCGCAAGAACTAATGCTGATGGTGAAGCAGGAAAGTTATTTGGTACTACTGCTATTGCTAGTGCTGATAATGCAAAGAAATCAGCTGCCGATGCAGCAAAAGCTGTTGGAGCAGTAACCGGGGCTGATATATTACAAGTTATAGTTAAAAATGGCACTAGTGCAGCTGCTGATGCAGCTAAGGCTAATGCTAAAGATGGGACTATAGCAGGTGCTATAGCTTTAAGAGCTATGGCAAAAGGTGGTAAGTTTGCTAATGATAATACTGGTACTGCAGAGGTTACTACTGCAATTAAAGGAGCAGCAACAAGTGCAGTAATTAAAGCATTGGGTACTCTAACTATTGCAATAAGAAATACTATTGATGTAGGACTTAAGGAAGTTAAAGAAGCAATGAAAATTAATCCTACTGATACTCCTGTAACTACTGATAATACAACCTCTGAAGCTAAGAAGAACTAG
- a CDS encoding variable large family protein, producing MSCGSGSTKTEDPKTTFLTSIANLGKGFLDVFTSLSDMVAGAFGIKADTKKSDIGKYFTDIETTMNTVKKKLQDEVATNGNYSKIKTVVNTFITNTLDKIAEGAKTAAKGATGDVAIGNATSAGHGATPASKDSVVSLVKGIKTIVDVVLKDNDGNAAATKTGEDKKDIGALFIDNTGKADAKEENIAKASASIGAVTGADILKAIAKSEENPAADSTEGINAAKDAAGIAIAPAVANKKEIKDAAKKDAVIAAGIALRAMAKDGQFAANAEKDAHAVNGAAASAVGKTLSTLIIAIRNTVDSGLKSISEALASVTQEDKSTDSTTSEETTASGQ from the coding sequence ATGAGTTGTGGCAGTGGTAGTACTAAGACGGAAGATCCTAAAACCACATTCTTAACTTCTATTGCTAATTTAGGTAAAGGGTTCTTAGATGTTTTTACTTCTCTTTCTGATATGGTTGCTGGGGCTTTTGGTATTAAGGCTGACACTAAAAAATCTGATATTGGTAAGTACTTCACTGATATTGAGACTACTATGAACACAGTTAAAAAAAAGTTACAAGATGAAGTTGCTACTAATGGGAATTACTCAAAAATTAAGACAGTTGTTAATACGTTTATCACTAACACATTAGACAAGATCGCAGAAGGGGCTAAGACAGCAGCTAAAGGGGCTACTGGTGATGTTGCTATTGGGAATGCTACTTCGGCTGGACATGGGGCTACTCCTGCTAGCAAGGATTCAGTTGTTTCACTGGTTAAAGGGATTAAGACTATTGTTGATGTGGTTTTAAAAGACAATGATGGAAATGCTGCTGCTACTAAAACAGGAGAGGATAAAAAGGACATCGGTGCATTGTTTATTGATAATACTGGTAAAGCTGATGCTAAAGAAGAAAATATTGCAAAGGCATCAGCTAGCATTGGAGCAGTAACTGGTGCTGACATTCTAAAAGCTATTGCTAAATCTGAAGAAAATCCTGCTGCAGATAGTACTGAGGGCATTAACGCAGCCAAAGATGCAGCTGGAATTGCTATTGCTCCGGCTGTTGCTAACAAAAAAGAAATTAAAGATGCAGCAAAGAAAGATGCAGTGATTGCTGCTGGTATTGCACTGAGAGCTATGGCTAAAGATGGTCAATTTGCTGCTAATGCTGAAAAAGATGCTCATGCAGTTAATGGTGCAGCAGCTAGTGCTGTTGGTAAGACTTTAAGTACTCTTATTATTGCTATTAGAAATACTGTTGATAGTGGTTTAAAGTCAATAAGTGAAGCACTAGCATCCGTTACACAAGAAGATAAGTCTACAGATTCTACTACTTCTGAAGAAACAACAGCTAGTGGACAGTAA
- a CDS encoding Vsp/OspC family lipoprotein, with product MKRITLSALLMTLFLLMSCNNSASSPKDGQAAKSDGTILDLATMTKNIRDSVAFAKDVKEVHTLVKSIDEFVKGIGKKLKKDDGTLEAEDNGNNGQLVAGVYSLVSGIDDKLAGLDQKAGISDELKSKIAGVKAKIKPFLDKLKDDDLCKKEVTDAHIKNAIDKNDNTGGKGKAELIALNTAVDALLTSAEAAVESAITQLTTPAKPSN from the coding sequence ATGAAAAGAATTACTTTAAGTGCATTATTAATGACTTTATTTTTACTTATGTCTTGTAATAATTCAGCTTCTTCTCCTAAAGATGGACAAGCAGCTAAATCTGATGGTACAATCCTTGACTTAGCTACAATGACTAAAAACATAAGAGACTCTGTCGCTTTTGCTAAAGATGTTAAAGAAGTTCATACCTTAGTTAAATCCATTGATGAGTTTGTTAAGGGTATTGGAAAAAAGCTTAAGAAGGATGATGGCACTTTGGAGGCTGAAGATAATGGTAATAATGGACAATTAGTTGCAGGGGTTTATAGCTTAGTATCGGGTATAGATGATAAATTGGCAGGATTAGATCAAAAAGCTGGAATTTCTGATGAATTAAAGTCAAAAATTGCTGGTGTAAAGGCGAAAATTAAACCATTTTTGGATAAATTGAAAGATGATGATCTTTGTAAAAAAGAAGTTACTGATGCTCATATAAAAAATGCCATAGATAAAAACGATAATACTGGAGGTAAAGGTAAAGCAGAACTTATTGCCTTGAACACAGCAGTTGATGCGTTGTTAACTTCTGCTGAAGCTGCAGTAGAATCTGCAATTACACAGCTTACAACCCCTGCGAAACCTTCTAACTAA
- a CDS encoding variable large family protein — protein MKRITFCALLMTLFLLLSCGSGQQVANSGNPGTAGGEQQGVGSLSAVLMEVGRSAENAFYSFLELLSDTLGFTAKSTTKKEDVGGYFNSLGAKLGKASAELEEVAVKATADLDTSDASKNPIRVAIDAAKTTLSKLKGHLDSLKGIGDDKVVGDAASGGAGLGAAVDTDELKKALKALQEIVKSATDVGVQALKEGTTTLQANGGADNKDGAKILATSGGNNPAATDAGKAAAILSTVSGEEILASIIASKESDAALGAAADGNTSAISFAKGGQADHLAGANTPKAAAVVGGIALRSLIKTGKLASGAADAATGGGKEVQGVGITAVNKLLVAIEDIIKNIVKNVLEKAKEKIDEARATKPAGQ, from the coding sequence ATGAAAAGAATTACTTTTTGTGCATTATTAATGACTTTATTTTTACTTCTTAGCTGTGGCAGTGGTCAACAGGTTGCAAACTCAGGTAATCCTGGAACAGCAGGAGGAGAGCAACAAGGGGTGGGGAGTTTAAGTGCAGTGCTAATGGAGGTAGGTAGGAGTGCTGAAAATGCCTTTTATTCTTTTTTAGAGTTACTCTCAGATACATTAGGCTTTACTGCTAAATCAACTACAAAGAAAGAGGATGTAGGAGGTTATTTTAACAGCTTAGGTGCGAAGCTTGGAAAAGCGTCAGCAGAGTTAGAAGAGGTAGCAGTTAAGGCAACAGCAGATCTTGATACAAGCGATGCATCTAAAAATCCTATTAGAGTAGCTATTGATGCTGCTAAGACTACTTTAAGCAAATTAAAAGGCCATTTAGACTCCTTAAAAGGGATAGGTGATGACAAAGTGGTAGGGGACGCAGCAAGTGGTGGTGCTGGTTTAGGAGCAGCAGTTGATACAGATGAATTAAAGAAAGCCCTTAAGGCCTTGCAGGAGATAGTAAAATCTGCAACAGATGTAGGTGTTCAAGCATTAAAAGAAGGAACTACTACATTACAAGCAAATGGAGGCGCAGATAATAAGGATGGTGCTAAGATATTAGCTACAAGTGGTGGTAATAATCCAGCAGCAACAGATGCAGGAAAAGCAGCAGCAATATTATCAACAGTAAGTGGTGAGGAAATACTAGCATCAATAATTGCATCAAAAGAAAGTGATGCAGCACTAGGAGCAGCTGCAGATGGAAATACAAGTGCCATTTCCTTTGCTAAAGGAGGTCAGGCAGATCACTTGGCAGGTGCAAATACTCCAAAAGCAGCAGCAGTAGTAGGAGGAATCGCATTACGTTCATTGATTAAGACAGGTAAATTAGCATCAGGCGCAGCAGATGCTGCTACAGGAGGAGGGAAAGAAGTACAAGGTGTAGGAATAACAGCAGTAAATAAACTATTAGTAGCAATAGAGGATATAATTAAGAATATAGTAAAGAATGTTCTTGAAAAAGCAAAAGAAAAAATAGATGAAGCAAGAGCTACAAAACCAGCAGGGCAGTAA